Proteins co-encoded in one Limnochordia bacterium genomic window:
- a CDS encoding ABC transporter ATP-binding protein, with product MNSNIIEIRGLQKTYPGFQLGPWDLDIPQGAIVGLIGENGAGKSVTIKLILELIYPEQGEIRIFGRRMGEDPVGIRDQLGVVFDELHLSSVLTVAQIQKICRRMYRQWQDATFDRYVRQFDLMPDKAVGDLSRGMKMKLSLAIALSHGARLLLLDEATSGLDPVVREEILDILLEFIQDERRGVLISSHILSDLEKAADYIAFIHEGRLIFMESKDLLQDEYVLCSCNSQTAQTIDPAAIVGHRKNEFGERLLLRKTLAPRSLELERPSIEDIMLFFIKGGQSQ from the coding sequence ATGAATAGCAATATTATTGAAATTAGGGGGTTGCAGAAGACTTACCCAGGATTTCAACTGGGTCCTTGGGACTTGGATATTCCCCAGGGCGCCATCGTCGGTTTGATCGGTGAGAATGGTGCCGGCAAAAGTGTCACGATTAAGTTGATCCTGGAGCTAATCTACCCTGAACAGGGTGAGATCCGGATTTTCGGTCGACGGATGGGTGAAGACCCGGTGGGCATACGCGACCAACTAGGGGTAGTGTTTGATGAGTTACATCTATCCTCTGTCTTGACGGTGGCTCAGATTCAGAAAATATGCAGGAGAATGTATCGTCAATGGCAGGATGCTACCTTCGACCGGTATGTCAGACAGTTCGATCTGATGCCGGATAAGGCAGTTGGGGACCTCTCCCGGGGCATGAAAATGAAGTTGTCTTTGGCGATTGCGTTGTCCCATGGGGCTAGACTACTACTCCTTGATGAGGCGACCAGCGGCCTTGATCCGGTGGTGCGGGAGGAAATCCTGGATATTTTACTAGAGTTTATCCAAGATGAACGGCGGGGCGTCTTAATCTCCTCCCATATCCTTTCCGATCTGGAGAAAGCAGCCGACTACATTGCCTTCATTCATGAAGGAAGACTTATTTTCATGGAGAGCAAAGATCTCCTACAAGATGAATACGTGCTTTGCTCCTGCAATTCCCAGACCGCTCAGACCATTGACCCAGCGGCAATCGTGGGCCACCGCAAAAATGAGTTCGGGGAGAGGCTCCTGCTAAGAAAGACACTAGCGCCCCGGAGTCTAGAGCTAGAAAGACCGTCAATCGAGGATATCATGTTGTTCTTCATTAAAGGGGGCCAGTCACAATGA
- a CDS encoding ABC-2 transporter permease: MNFIIPLFSLSYDEHCQFPKFAISGPITRTQYVLSKYVPALVLAVAGGIVSFLMQFYLSKTSFQWALFSAVLTIGTPLILVSILFPLIFKLGVERARVAMFVCYVLVFTTISGQRTGLKQFLKMAETFSLVFSTLLSVVVIILVYLVSITVSKQILFHKEY; encoded by the coding sequence ATGAATTTCATCATTCCTTTGTTTAGCCTTAGCTATGATGAACACTGCCAGTTTCCGAAGTTTGCCATCTCCGGTCCAATTACCCGGACACAGTATGTCCTAAGCAAATATGTCCCAGCGTTAGTTCTTGCGGTGGCTGGAGGGATAGTCTCATTTTTGATGCAGTTCTATTTATCCAAGACCTCTTTCCAGTGGGCGCTGTTTTCTGCAGTGTTAACAATTGGGACGCCACTCATACTGGTCTCGATTCTGTTTCCACTTATCTTTAAGTTAGGTGTAGAACGAGCTCGAGTAGCGATGTTTGTCTGTTATGTATTAGTATTCACCACCATTTCAGGGCAGAGGACAGGGCTAAAGCAATTCTTAAAGATGGCAGAGACTTTTTCGTTGGTCTTCAGTACGCTACTCAGTGTTGTGGTGATCATCCTTGTTTACCTTGTTTCCATTACGGTTTCCAAGCAGATCCTATTTCACAAAGAGTACTAG